GCGCATCCAGACCGGTCGTAGTCGTGACCACAGAATCGCTGAAGATGGTGTTGGAGAAGACAGAGTTGAACGTGAACGAGGAGCCAAGAAGTGACTCCTGCACTGGGGATTTGGGGCAGTCAACGACAAGCGCTGGGTCTCTGGGAGGTTTAAGAGGAGGAACTGGCTCAGATTCACTGTTTTTAGAGTCAGAGTGTGGTTGTCTATTTTTACTTGATGTTTCCTCTTGATTATTGCTCTCATCTAAAGCCTGGGCTTGGAGCGCGTTAGTCTTGATTGTCACCCTGGAGTCGCTGTTGACGCTGGAGCGTCGGGATGAGCCCTCTGCCGTGGATATTACACTGCTGGCCCGAGGGAGACTTTTAGGCGACTTAGGCCCTTTCAGCCGCCCCTCTTTCCCCAGAGGTGTGGAGAAGCAGTTGAGGCATCCAGACATCGAGGACGCCTTTCCCTGAACATACAACACTGTGATTGGTGAACAAGCTACGGCTCGGGTGGTGTCAACTTTGCTTGAGCTGGATTTAGAAATCATCCCACTGAACCCTGTGTTCATTTTGACTGTGCCCACTGAATCTGATGAGCGACGAATCACTTTTCCTCTTGACCCCTTCCGGATGCTCTTTGTGCCCCTGGTGAGCCAGAAGTCCTGTGAGAGCCCAACATCTTTCTGTCTCGGTGTAGCCTGGAGATCTGAACTCTGACTGCTGGTAATGGGCATGGTAGAAGCTTTGCCTTTGTGTTGGGGGGTGGAGGTATCGCTGGGTGGCTGGTAGGAGGAGGATGAACGGCGTGATGGGGCCTGCTGGATAGGGCTGCTGCCGTTTGACCACGGCTCATTCTCAAGACTCAGGCTGAATTCACCGCTGCTCTCACTGTGGGCTCGACTCTGGGCGCCATGCAGAGCTGGAAGCAGAGGACGAGGCTTTTGAAAGAGCCACAGTACAGTATATACCAATACCACATTTTCACTTCATGTCAACATCTGTCAATTGCATCACACACAGTATTATTAATGACCAATGAGGGGCAGCAGAGTCAAGCCTTGCATTAGCAGTTGTCGGCCTCTGTGCCGAGCAAAGAGATTAATATAAAACAAGGTCATGATTGCGATTTGATGGATTTACTCTAATTCCTGAGCTGGTATACATCTGTATGCTGGCTGAATCCTCTAAATGAGAGTCCACAGGGCTTTACCGTGATTCTGCAGCTCATCGTTGTCCTCAAATCCAAGTGGCACGGCGCTATCATTTGAATCCTTGTCTGCGGGGCAAAAATATGTGATCACTGAATGGATCTAAATGATgcttcaacattttaaatgaaaaaaaaagcacatgaaAAGAACTGCATTtgctctcctcccctctgcacTTTGCTCTAACATCGAACTAATGGAGATGACACCAAACAAAACAGTGGTTCATGGATGCCTCTACCTGTCTCCCAAAGCTCGGAAACATCCCGGACAGTGTCTTTGGTGCTGTGGAGACGGCCCGACGATGGTGGAGTGGTGGGATGGTGAATATGGAGAATGGACAAGATGGAGGTGGTGAGGGATGAGGTCAGTGAATCCTTCCTGTCCCGCTCCACATCAGCCGCTGACCCTCCCAGCTGCTTTGAGCCGTCTACCCACGAGGCTTTGGGAGAGGCCAGGCTGCTCAGGGCTGTATTGTTGGAGTGAGGAGTGGAAGAAGTGGTGAGGTGGATGAGGGAGGTGGTTGTCAGGTGAACAGGTCATGGAAGCTTTAGTATAAAGATGTCCTGCTTTCTCCACAGACATTGCAATAATCTAAAATTCTTGTTACATCTGCCAATGAGgttgtttatgtgtctgttaGTTGGCAGGATTATGCAATAATTACTCAACATTCTATTACAAAAGTTGGTATAATGATGGTATGGGTCTGGAAAGAATCTATTCCGTTTTAGTGCAGATCAAGATCAGGGGCTAatccaagatttttttttaactttccttAACATTTTTCTTGAGTGTGcacaatttgatgcagatcctgATAAAAACTGGATGTAgtgaatctaaatgtggttttataaggagactgttgggccttggcagaggtatatgCTTTCTTGCAGTTCCAGTGTTCTCCTGCAATGCAGTGTTTCTTCGACCTCCATTGTTCCAATAAAATATCCACATCTTTAGTAGATAGAGTCAGAGCTACAGGCTTACAAATGTGATACTTAATTCTATaacatcagaaaaatgttttcagttagTGTGGGGAAATGAGGTTGTATGGATGGACACATTATTAACACATGACCTCTGATTTAAACCTTGCCGATAATCCAACTTAAGCCAGTGTTACGTTAGCAGCAGTATGCCATGTGATGGATGGAAACAAATGGAGCATAGACTCTGCAGTATAATGAAGTTAGAGGCTAAATAAAAGGCTACAGACACTCGACCACAGTCTTTCTTACACATGGATCGACGGAAGATGGACTTgactttgtctctgtccttcagCCTGTTCCTCATACGGggaaacattttcactgtggCTTTTTTTTCATGGCAACAAACGGGCCACATGAACGGCAGGCAGAGAAGATGGGAGGGAGGTGATGGATGGGAgcccagagacagagagagagagagagagagagagaggggggggagtaTGGGTAAGTTTGGGAGGGAAAAGACAAGGGATGGGAGGAATAAGGACGTATGGAGGGGTGTgaagaaatacacaaagacaagtGAAAGACACAGGGAAGACGTTACTGCTGAGGAAAGTTTACACACATCATGCATCAGGAAGAATGACAGTTTGGACATGACACACaacatttgtttgcttttcaacACAATGAATACAATGCAACAACGACATGCTTTGCACACTGACCAGATCTTCACTTGGGACTAGCTTGGGATCTGATTTGTGTGTATTGAcggaaaaagtattttaaagtgATGAATATAGTTTTTGCtgttcattttttaatcttttgttttaaGATATTCCAAAAAATGCATCAGCGCAAAAAcaaattgatttaaatatacattcatTAAAACAATTTTCATCTCACTGAAAAATGCGGTGTGGGGGGGTGTCTTGTCCAAACTCTTTGAAGACAAGAGCTGGATCTTACATGAACATCCTCCTGAATCTTTGCTCCCAGGCTTGGATGATCTTACTCTGCGGTCTACTTCTGAAGCAGGGAAGGTGGGACTACTCTGATGAGGTTGTTTCTGTCAAGTCATTGAGAGATGATCTGGGGACAGAAGGTCACACTTACTGTTACGTTGGGGGGAGATGGCTTCACCCGCTGAGGTGCAGGCCGAGCCGCCAGAGCCATCTGAGCTGAGGAAGGAGCTGCCGTCGTGACAGGACAGGTGTGGCTCAACAACACCCGAGTGTGTGGGCATGGGGGGCTGCTCTAGACAGTGTTCCCGGCTATTGGACTTCATCAGCTTCTTTAGTTTCAGAGTTATCCAGTTTCCACGTCTGCGGAGGAGCAGAGATACAAGAAGAATAATGaagagtgagacacagaggacaTGCACAGCAGGAGCCAGGCTGGTCCAAAGAGAGAAACTTCTGGGCTCAGATGCACAAGCACCATACAGAGGTGGATTATACCAATTGATCTGAATGTTGAGGGAGATTATTCATAGTCACAGTCAGTAAGTAGTTAGTCATCAGTAATAATGGTAAGTAAAAAATGTGGTCAACAGTGTTACAGGAGACTTACCTGCGTGGGGGCGAAGGCTCATAAAACTTGTACCGGTCCATTATCTtttcctccagcttctccttctGCCTCCTCAAATCATTAAGCTTGTCACTGAACAGaaacatgcagagagagaaaatagataGATCATCAATCATAACTTTGGGCCTGCTGTTGtggtatttttgtgtgtttttctgcctgCACGATGAGCTTTTTAACAAAATAACatgatgtgctgtaaatgtcTACAATAGATCAGATAGTATTTACATTATCTTGTCACTTTGTTGGTAATGATCTGCTTACATATACTGTCGCTCTTCAACATGAAACAGATCCTTGCTCTCCATTGTCTGCTCCAACAGTGTTTGATTCTGCAGCATCAATGTCTCGATCTGACTGAGCAGGTGACGATTCTCTTCCTCCAGGTTTCCCTTTACCTGGCTCAGCAGCTGAACATCACACAGATAAACATGCACAAATGGAACAGGCATACAAAACACCCAGGATTATGGGATTAGGGGCAGTTTGCCAGCATGACTGGCTGCGTGTCTGTACCTCACACTGGTTGTTGAGTTTTGTGGAGGTGATGTCCAGCTGCTGAAACTCCTTCTTGAGCTTGGAGAAGTCGGCCTCCAGCCATGTGTGCTCCAGCTTGGCCTCGTTCAGCTGGCTCTTGAGCTGCTTGTGATCGGCTGTCAGCAGCTCGTTGTCGTTGAGAAGCTGACGGTACGTCTGGTTCAGCcttgaaaacaaagaagaacGCTGATGAAAGACTGCATGTGCTTTTATCAGAGTGACGTGTAGGGGAGTGTCAACAAATGTGAAAGATGGTATGTTAGGTAAGGTGTCCtgagctgtgtcccaattcaggggccaaCCGGCCGAACTAAAATGAGATCAACGTGAGGTCTGGTCTACAGGGGGCTTCCGTGATCAGCGTCCCCAGCTCGTCCAGCCCTCATTCCTGTTGCccagcaacagagctgaagttggacatgACAAGAAACATTTATTGACCCTTGTTTTTCCTAACATGTCTGATGCCCAAACTGTGGATGTCTCGTCACTTGCCAGTGCCATTATCTGTTGTTCATCACTGAAGTGCAATGATTCCTGGAATAAGTTTGGGGCCTGCAGGGGTCCACCTATTGGAGCCTATGTTTCTCAGGGatgaaaggacacatttgtctCCACATTTCTCTGTCCCTTCAAGATGAGACAGTCTAGTCACGCCGCTGTAACTTGACTTCAagtgcagcccctgaattgagacacagctcaaGAGTTTGTGAAGTGTTCCTCCTCACCAGTCCTTCTCATCACGGAGCCTGCaacattcagctgcagttgtcTTGTGCTGCTCCTTCTCAAGAGCTATCCTCATCTGCTCCTCCCTCAGGGCTTTCTCCATGTCTTCCAGCTTGGTTCTTTGTTGCAGCAGGCTATTGTGTCTAAATACACaatcagtgcacacacacaacacacatatgAATCACAAGAATCACACGGGTCTCTTACCCCACGGGTTGACAATTCATAGACAGTGCCTCTCCCCACCTGTCCTGCAGGGTGCGGTGCTCCAGCTCCAGTGTGCGGTGAGCATTTTTCAGGCAGCCGTGTTTGCCCATCAGTGCCTCGTACTCCATGGCTTGCCGCTCATGCAGAGCGGCCAGCCGCTCGTGATCTCGTAGTAGCTGCTCGTGAACACCCCGCTGCTCTTCGCGTTCCCGTATTGCACTGTCCCGTTCGCTTTCTGTccctgactgctgctgctgcagctgagcatTCTGGGCCATGAGGGAGGCACTCTGCGAGTTCAGTGTAGATTTCTCCACCTGGAGCAGAAGGACGTAAAGTCGATCAGTAGTTAATGTTGCATGAATAACTTGAATGTGCTTTTTATGTACAGGCTTAACAGAAAAATTAGAACTACTGTATTTCAGAAATATTATTGatttcaataaaacacagaacagcagTAATGGTACCTGCAGGTTAgcattgtgtgtctgcagggctGTGTTGTTCTCCTGCAGTGAGGCAGCCTGCCTCTGCAGGGCAAGGATCTGAGCCTGCTGGCTGACACACTGACTCTCCAGCTGCTTTAGTTGGGCCTGCATCGCCTGGCGCTCTGCCTCCAGTGTCGCAttctggagaggagagggggaggaaggagaggagaggggagggcagaggaggagagtttTAAATAGACAGTACAACTTTATAAATCTTTTGTTCTACAGAGGCCCTTCTTTGGGATATATCCATATTAAACATACAATAAGTAACTTCTGCCTCTAGGGGTCACTCAATCAAAACAGTAACAGGAGACCTAGTTTTATGATGatgtgaagcagcgtgggatcatgggagatgTCTCCACCACCATTGCTGATGAAAATGTACTTGATACAACTCAAGTGCAAATCAAGTTCATGGATGAAATGATGACAATGAATAATTGTGATCCAATatgagtgaccaatacaaacagctGACTGGTGAACTGTCTAGCATTGTGTGCTAGTTGTTTGAGGTTATAGCAGATATGGACAAACCATGGGTAAAGCCAATATGATCCAATTAAAAGGTgactaaaatgaaatgtcaggTTAACTTGAATAAATTGGGGGTTATGTGGGTGTGAACATGGTTAGAAACCTTTTGTGCACAATTATACcatatgttatgttatattatgtttttatatattctatatttaaTTGAGGCCTTTGACTTACATTCCTCTCCACTTCGATGAGACGGTCTTTGAGCTTCAGCAGTTCCCTGGTGGCCTCCTGGTTTTCACGCAGCCATTCACTCATCGCTTTGCCCGTCTCTGTCGGAGGGGTGGAGCTCGATGGCGTCCActcctcctgcctctgctgcagagcCTCACAGCTCAGCCTCACCTGTGTGATGGAGAGCAGTCACAACACCTGGATCCGTAACAAAGTATCATGTATATTTTCTCAGGAGGCCTGGTGGCTTACAGTCCTGAGCTCCTGGCGCAGCTGCTGGTTCAGGGTGGACGATTCCTGCAGACGAGCCTCCAGAGTGGCCATCTTGTCCTCTTTGATCTGCAGTGATTGTTTCAACGACGACTCCAGCTCCGACTCCAGCATCTTGAACctgctgaagagagagagagggagtttgGCATTACAACACCACACTTTTCTGATCACATTCTCTTTAAAGGTTGCAGGATGGAAGGATAGAGTTCAGTATGTGAGCACCTGTTGTCTGGTGTTTCAGCCTGATGTAGACTCTCCTCCTGGTTCAGGATCTTCATCTCCATCTCATGGCTCAGTCGCTCCAGTTCATTGTCCCTCTGCTGGGTCTTCAGCTTCTCACTCACCAGCTCCTAAAGAAAGACAGTATACATTGACATAATATACTTGGTGTTGTCAAATTATGGGATTATATATGGAATTTaacatacaaaacaaatgtaatttgaTTGCTCTGGAGAAGGCTTTTTTTGTGCTCCTGTTCATATTAGGACataaactaaatgaaaatggaaaaggaTGATTTCCAAACATCTGACCGAGTTACTGTAAATGATTATAGGGAGCAAAGAAACATATTATGTGGTTTTGTCAGCACGACTGCGCAAAAATTACTGAATGGATTTACacaacacttggtggaaggatgtggaatgggtcagggaagaCCCAAGACAACTCCAGAGtgaatctggatcaggggatggattaacattgtgagattttcaattttcacagatttctcaggaaataatcAGGTgaagtttgattgaatttaacgTCCACTCTAGTTGATGCTGTTGCTGTTACTACCAACTCATAACATGACCCTTCCCCTGGGAACCTGAtttaatcaaattttaaacCACAATGTTAATCAGAAAGTGAAAGGGAAAAGACAAGCTGTATTTATGATGCAATTCAGTGCAGTCACCCCCCTAGCAGTCATAAGTTTGGTTTCATATGAGGGTAGGCTTTTTTTTAGCGACTGTTCAGTAATAAATAAGGATATAAATCTGTAACTTTAACTTTACATGTATCTTTAATATCTTCAGAACTACACCAAAACAAATATGACCTATTTGATGCGactttaaggagactgttgggtatgtgctctgctgagtgccatcCTAGTGTTTGTAGTTAGCTTGTGATCAGCTATATGTTGGGTGGAGTGTGTAAACATATGCACCCTGCAGCtattaaaaagagaaactgtgcaTTATCAGTGAAATGTCATTCAGTCAGTGTCAGGGAGACAGCATGGACGTCCCGCCCTCACCTCTCTGAGTGTGGCCAGCGTCCTCTGGTCGATAGCTGCCTGCTTGGTCAGTTCCCTGTTGTCTCTCTCCAGGCCTTTGACCCTCTCAGCAGTCTCCctcaacccctccacctccttcacCAGAAAACGCATCTCCCTCTCCAGGCTGGCCATGCAGACGTTACTGCTGTCCAAGTTGGCTTCCTGGATCTCAGCCTGACACAGAGGAAGCAGTTTGTTCACTCAGATGCAATGCAGGCATAATCCTACCCTAGATGAGCAGCTGACACTTTCTTGCTCCTAGAGAACAACCTGCTGGCGGAGGCGTCGAttctccttctccagctgcCTCTTGTCTTTCTCCAGGGCTGTGGTCTCTTGCTCCAGACTCTGCTTCTCGGTTTCCAGTTGCTCGAGGCGTCTCGCGGAGATCCGAAGTTCCTCTAAGGTGGCCTGCAGACTCTGGTTCTCTGCCTCCAGCTCCTGAACCTCTGCCTCCAGACGCTGAACTTTACGGTCTAAGGAGATCGATTGTGGtggaagaaataaatgaattagtAATTGTTTCATGGAACTATGAATATATAATTCTTATTTGATTTACAATTTGTACCAGTGTTATCAAGAGaagtctgcagctgctgattaACTGAGTCCAGGACCTTGCACTTGGCCTCGAGCCGCTGTGTGTGCTTGGTGGCATAGGACGGCCGCGCTGGCAGCCCTGTGAAGATGCTGTCGTGGCAGGGACTGCTGCTCTTCGAGCCAGGGGAGTGATCTCGTGATCCCACAAAACAATGGAGCCTATTGTGAATGTTTTCTAAAACTTCCAGATCAGACATCAGGTCTTTGAAATCTCCTCTGCCTAGCTCCTCTAGTTGTCCCTTCTCTTGAATGTGACGCTCTGGGTCGTCTGCGAGGATGATCCCACTCTGGACTTCCTCCAGCTCTACTGTGTCTGCTTGTTGATGGGAGTGTGAATCTCCATTCAGAATCTTCTGTGGTGCCGTGCTCAGTGGAAATATACTAGTgtggttttgtgtatttgagCAGGACGTTTGAGACCCTGAGGGCTCGTCTGTTGATGGGGTCCAGTTGTCGACGACCCGGTCACACTCACGGAGGTGGCTTTGTTTGGGACGCAGGCTGTTGCCGGTAGAGGCACCTATCAGTTCCTCTATGGTCCTCAGAAGACTTTGGTTCTCCTTCTCCAGCTTCAGCATCTGACTGCGGGTCCTCTCACTCACCTCCACACTCAGCGTCTGTTGGCCTGTGGACAAAACACATTGTGTGAATTAAACCTTTGTCCAAGGAAGGAGAGAACTGGAGATAAACAGAATGAAAGGCTACTAGTAAACAttactactgttactactaAGATGTAGTTTGGTTTTGGGGGGAATATTATTTATGGGAATATTCCATGGTGCACTTTTTGTACTCACGCACAATTCCTTagagttattttttatttctaaataacAGATTATGATTCTGTATGTATATAAAAACGAAAATCATATTTGCTGGAAAGTATTCCAAAGACTTCTTcctgaaaattaaataaataaaaaaatgaaattggtATAAAGGTCAGCTCTGTGTGAGAGAATGTGCTTGTTTTGACCCAGGGTTGGAGTTTTTAAGtatgtaaaaatatcaaataattgAGAGCATGCACAcaattacaaaatgtatttttttttactttctttaacattgcaagcttttcaacattttgaaatcagacatgtttagcggactgatattcatgagtgtgtgcatatgcCCTtctaagtgccattctagttaatgTAATCTGCCATTAGTAACATTAACACTAGTTATCACCTTGGGCGTTGTCAGTGGTCTTGGAGAGCTGCTCTAACTCCCAGCCCAGGTGCTGAGACTCCTCCATGCTTCTCCTCTGAGCCAAACACAGGGTCAggttctcctcctgcagctcctcaatGCGCCTCCGATCAGCCTCCCTCTCCTGGAGTGAGAGTATTAACTTATCAGGACAGGATGTATCAGGAACACAGAATGATCATTCAAAGAGGACGTGAGGGCCGAATGCTGAGTTCTAGATGTTTGTTATTATATTGTCACTTGTTGTCCTTTGAGGAAAGAGGCTGTAAGGGAAATGTTACATGTTGATCATGCAGAATGTACTCAtgttcatttcctctgtgattGATCATGATTGAATCTTTACAATGTAACCTTGATCATGCTGAATCCTGTGCACCTGATTGAATCTTGACCTGATTGCCTCAACTAAGGCATTGTTGCCCTGATGTCATCAGAAGATCCTGACCTTTTGCTCAGAAACAACCTCAACCAGAGGGGGAGGAACGATCCAAATgtataaagagaaagaacagcttCCCATCGGTGTGCATATGACAAACTAACCCTTGTCTTGTGTACCATGCTCTGAGCATTAAAGTGTGACAATACTGTAAGAGATTTTTGTCTCGTTCCTCGTTGTCAGAGTGGGATTGCAGAATTGCCACGACAAGGCTTAATTCAAGGCAACACAAAGGTAACAAAGGAGACATCTCCTCGAGTGTTGACGTCTGACCTGTTCCAT
This is a stretch of genomic DNA from Paralichthys olivaceus isolate ysfri-2021 chromosome 8, ASM2471397v2, whole genome shotgun sequence. It encodes these proteins:
- the LOC109627272 gene encoding girdin-like isoform X4 — its product is MESGVFLPCLDQFMLSPLVTWVKTFVPNDGGMYLDFSELLDGVFLNDIMTQINPSATPQGANNVSRDPSLRIHNLNFLVQQIKKFYLDNLRQLIMIPLPNVLLLGRTPYCEQSLEEMKKLLLLLLGCAVQCERKDEYIERIQTLDFVTKAAIAAHIQELTHSQENVLDLQWLESSEINPDEMEAVARNMATHLRHLLDQRDANLETIAELMQEKEGVFSLLGSPSSPMSGSYSPSIQQQQQAGSQQHLAVELADSKAKIRRLRQELEEKSEQMLDCRHELENMESELKRIQQENSLLLVEARAARTYRDELDALRERAIKADKLESEVGRYREQLHKMEFHKAKVEELKEDNRVLQETKEVLEDQLAGWRARSDKIHQLEKHSLMLKAQVHDMEQEREADRRRIEELQEENLTLCLAQRRSMEESQHLGWELEQLSKTTDNAQGQQTLSVEVSERTRSQMLKLEKENQSLLRTIEELIGASTGNSLRPKQSHLRECDRVVDNWTPSTDEPSGSQTSCSNTQNHTSIFPLSTAPQKILNGDSHSHQQADTVELEEVQSGIILADDPERHIQEKGQLEELGRGDFKDLMSDLEVLENIHNRLHCFVGSRDHSPGSKSSSPCHDSIFTGLPARPSYATKHTQRLEAKCKVLDSVNQQLQTSLDNTDRKVQRLEAEVQELEAENQSLQATLEELRISARRLEQLETEKQSLEQETTALEKDKRQLEKENRRLRQQAEIQEANLDSSNVCMASLEREMRFLVKEVEGLRETAERVKGLERDNRELTKQAAIDQRTLATLREELVSEKLKTQQRDNELERLSHEMEMKILNQEESLHQAETPDNSRFKMLESELESSLKQSLQIKEDKMATLEARLQESSTLNQQLRQELRTVRLSCEALQQRQEEWTPSSSTPPTETGKAMSEWLRENQEATRELLKLKDRLIEVERNNATLEAERQAMQAQLKQLESQCVSQQAQILALQRQAASLQENNTALQTHNANLQVEKSTLNSQSASLMAQNAQLQQQQSGTESERDSAIREREEQRGVHEQLLRDHERLAALHERQAMEYEALMGKHGCLKNAHRTLELEHRTLQDRHNSLLQQRTKLEDMEKALREEQMRIALEKEQHKTTAAECCRLRDEKDWLNQTYRQLLNDNELLTADHKQLKSQLNEAKLEHTWLEADFSKLKKEFQQLDITSTKLNNQCELLSQVKGNLEEENRHLLSQIETLMLQNQTLLEQTMESKDLFHVEERQYIDKLNDLRRQKEKLEEKIMDRYKFYEPSPPRRRGNWITLKLKKLMKSNSREHCLEQPPMPTHSGVVEPHLSCHDGSSFLSSDGSGGSACTSAGEAISPQRNTTVKMFPRMRNRLKDRDKVKSIFRRSMYKDSNDSAVPLGFEDNDELQNHALHGAQSRAHSESSGEFSLSLENEPWSNGSSPIQQAPSRRSSSSYQPPSDTSTPQHKGKASTMPITSSQSSDLQATPRQKDVGLSQDFWLTRGTKSIRKGSRGKVIRRSSDSVGTVKMNTGFSGMISKSSSSKVDTTRAVACSPITVLYVQGKASSMSGCLNCFSTPLGKEGRLKGPKSPKSLPRASSVISTAEGSSRRSSVNSDSRVTIKTNALQAQALDESNNQEETSSKNRQPHSDSKNSESEPVPPLKPPRDPALVVDCPKSPVQESLLGSSFTFNSVFSNTIFSDSVVTTTTGLDAHDNQSFLCLSPSLVRNCPGESQESSHNKPQTQLSVEKEQSHNAEQAAGMEEDKPLTIA
- the LOC109627272 gene encoding girdin-like isoform X1, encoding MESGVFLPCLDQFMLSPLVTWVKTFVPNDGGMYLDFSELLDGVFLNDIMTQINPSATPQGANNVSRDPSLRIHNLNFLVQQIKKFYLDNLRQLIMIPLPNVLLLGRTPYCEQSLEEMKKLLLLLLGCAVQCERKDEYIERIQTLDFVTKAAIAAHIQELTHSQENVLDLQWLESSEINPDEMEAVARNMATHLRHLLDQRDANLETIAELMQEKEGVFSLLGSPSSPMSGSYSPSIQQQQQAGSQQHLAVELADSKAKIRRLRQELEEKSEQMLDCRHELENMESELKRIQQENSLLLVEARAARTYRDELDALRERAIKADKLESEVGRYREQLHKMEFHKAKVEELKEDNRVLQETKEVLEDQLAGWRARSDKIHQLEKHSLMLKAQVHDMEQEREADRRRIEELQEENLTLCLAQRRSMEESQHLGWELEQLSKTTDNAQGQQTLSVEVSERTRSQMLKLEKENQSLLRTIEELIGASTGNSLRPKQSHLRECDRVVDNWTPSTDEPSGSQTSCSNTQNHTSIFPLSTAPQKILNGDSHSHQQADTVELEEVQSGIILADDPERHIQEKGQLEELGRGDFKDLMSDLEVLENIHNRLHCFVGSRDHSPGSKSSSPCHDSIFTGLPARPSYATKHTQRLEAKCKVLDSVNQQLQTSLDNTDRKVQRLEAEVQELEAENQSLQATLEELRISARRLEQLETEKQSLEQETTALEKDKRQLEKENRRLRQQAEIQEANLDSSNVCMASLEREMRFLVKEVEGLRETAERVKGLERDNRELTKQAAIDQRTLATLREELVSEKLKTQQRDNELERLSHEMEMKILNQEESLHQAETPDNSRFKMLESELESSLKQSLQIKEDKMATLEARLQESSTLNQQLRQELRTVRLSCEALQQRQEEWTPSSSTPPTETGKAMSEWLRENQEATRELLKLKDRLIEVERNNATLEAERQAMQAQLKQLESQCVSQQAQILALQRQAASLQENNTALQTHNANLQVEKSTLNSQSASLMAQNAQLQQQQSGTESERDSAIREREEQRGVHEQLLRDHERLAALHERQAMEYEALMGKHGCLKNAHRTLELEHRTLQDRHNSLLQQRTKLEDMEKALREEQMRIALEKEQHKTTAAECCRLRDEKDWLNQTYRQLLNDNELLTADHKQLKSQLNEAKLEHTWLEADFSKLKKEFQQLDITSTKLNNQCELLSQVKGNLEEENRHLLSQIETLMLQNQTLLEQTMESKDLFHVEERQYIDKLNDLRRQKEKLEEKIMDRYKFYEPSPPRRRGNWITLKLKKLMKSNSREHCLEQPPMPTHSGVVEPHLSCHDGSSFLSSDGSGGSACTSAGEAISPQRNTTVKMFPRMRNRLKDRDKVKSIFRRSMSLSSLASPKASWVDGSKQLGGSAADVERDRKDSLTSSLTTSILSILHIHHPTTPPSSGRLHSTKDTVRDVSELWETDKDSNDSAVPLGFEDNDELQNHALHGAQSRAHSESSGEFSLSLENEPWSNGSSPIQQAPSRRSSSSYQPPSDTSTPQHKGKASTMPITSSQSSDLQATPRQKDVGLSQDFWLTRGTKSIRKGSRGKVIRRSSDSVGTVKMNTGFSGMISKSSSSKVDTTRAVACSPITVLYVQGKASSMSGCLNCFSTPLGKEGRLKGPKSPKSLPRASSVISTAEGSSRRSSVNSDSRVTIKTNALQAQALDESNNQEETSSKNRQPHSDSKNSESEPVPPLKPPRDPALVVDCPKSPVQESLLGSSFTFNSVFSNTIFSDSVVTTTTGLDAHDNQSFLCLSPSLVRNCPGESQESSHNKPQTQLSVEKEQSHNAEQAAGMEEDKPLTIA